In one Rattus rattus isolate New Zealand chromosome 16, Rrattus_CSIRO_v1, whole genome shotgun sequence genomic region, the following are encoded:
- the LOC116885682 gene encoding speedy protein E4A isoform X3: protein MAASGPSSQSEEQCPQLSTTMASPAMDDDIPGLSEPRVEASAQPPSSSPKRKRDLSSDSEDDLAELLEPDPQPVWSVETLCGLRMRLKRRRVSTVRPEHHKVFTRLLEDPVVKKFLNWDKMLRVSDKYLLSMVIAYFSRAGLFSWQYRPIHFFLALSRLTIQISGCGHEIAPT from the exons ATGGCTGCCAGTGGACCTTCCTCACAGTCTGAGGAACAATGTCCTCAGCTGAGCACCACGATGGCCTCACCGGCGATGGATGATGATATCCCAGGACTATCAG AACCAAGGGTGGAAGCCAGCGCCCAGCCTCCATCCAGCAGCCCAAAGAGAAAGAGGGACTTGTCATCGGATTCTGAGGATGACCTAGCAGAGCTACTGGAACCGGATCCCCAGCCAGTGTGGTCAGTGGAGACACTGTGCGGGCTCAGGATGAGGCTGAAGAGGCGACGTGTGTCTACAGTGCGGCCTGAACACCACAAGGTCTTCACCAGGCTGCTCG AGGATCCCGTGGTGAAAAAATTCCTGAACTGGGACAAGATGCTGAGGGTGTCAGACAAG TATCTCCTGTCTATGGTCATAGCTTATTTCAGCCGTGCTGGGCTCTTCTCCTGGCAGTATAGGCCAATCCACTTCTTCCTGGCTCT ATCCAGGCTTACAATCCAGATCTCTGGGTGTGGGCACGAGATCGCACCAACCTGA
- the LOC116885682 gene encoding speedy protein E4A isoform X2, whose amino-acid sequence MAASGPSSQSEEQCPQLSTTMASPAMDDDIPGLSEPRVEASAQPPSSSPKRKRDLSSDSEDDLAELLEPDPQPVWSVETLCGLRMRLKRRRVSTVRPEHHKVFTRLLEDPVVKKFLNWDKMLRVSDKYLLSMVIAYFSRAGLFSWQYRPIHFFLALYLANDMEEDNQAPKQDIFYFLYGKSYAQRPMFHKLRFQFIRSMGWRIWVSREECEEIQAYNPDLWVWARDRTNLT is encoded by the exons ATGGCTGCCAGTGGACCTTCCTCACAGTCTGAGGAACAATGTCCTCAGCTGAGCACCACGATGGCCTCACCGGCGATGGATGATGATATCCCAGGACTATCAG AACCAAGGGTGGAAGCCAGCGCCCAGCCTCCATCCAGCAGCCCAAAGAGAAAGAGGGACTTGTCATCGGATTCTGAGGATGACCTAGCAGAGCTACTGGAACCGGATCCCCAGCCAGTGTGGTCAGTGGAGACACTGTGCGGGCTCAGGATGAGGCTGAAGAGGCGACGTGTGTCTACAGTGCGGCCTGAACACCACAAGGTCTTCACCAGGCTGCTCG AGGATCCCGTGGTGAAAAAATTCCTGAACTGGGACAAGATGCTGAGGGTGTCAGACAAG TATCTCCTGTCTATGGTCATAGCTTATTTCAGCCGTGCTGGGCTCTTCTCCTGGCAGTATAGGCCAATCCACTTCTTCCTGGCTCT GTACCTGGCCAATGACATGGAGGAGGACAACCAGGCCCCCAAACAAGACATCTTTTACTTCCTCTACGGGAAGAGCTATGCCCAGCGCCCGATGTTCCACAAACTGCGCTTCCAGTTCATTCGCTCCATGGGCTGGAGGATCTGGGTGTCCCGGGAGGAGTGTGAAGAG ATCCAGGCTTACAATCCAGATCTCTGGGTGTGGGCACGAGATCGCACCAACCTGACCTAG
- the LOC116885682 gene encoding speedy protein E4A isoform X1, which produces MGEGTPGVDSARVQEEGGIDQSPGFVERGIQVGRLVTAGQLSLCSEEQSPQPGITRPSPGVVVDGEISGTAEPRVEASAQPPSSSPKRKRDLSSDSEDDLAELLEPDPQPVWSVETLCGLRMRLKRRRVSTVRPEHHKVFTRLLEDPVVKKFLNWDKMLRVSDKYLLSMVIAYFSRAGLFSWQYRPIHFFLALYLANDMEEDNQAPKQDIFYFLYGKSYAQRPMFHKLRFQFIRSMGWRIWVSREECEEIQAYNPDLWVWARDRTNLT; this is translated from the exons ATGGGGGAAGGGACGCCAGGCGTGGATTCAGCCAGAGTCCAGGAGGAGGGCGGGATAGATCAGAGTCCGGGATTTGTGGAAAGGGGAATACAGGTTGGGAGACTCGTGACTGCCGGCCAACTGTCATTGTGTTCTGAGGAACAGAGTCCTCAGCCTGGCATCACCAGGCCCTCAcctggggtggtggtggatggggagATCTCAGGAACGGCAG AACCAAGGGTGGAAGCCAGCGCCCAGCCTCCATCCAGCAGCCCAAAGAGAAAGAGGGACTTGTCATCGGATTCTGAGGATGACCTAGCAGAGCTACTGGAACCGGATCCCCAGCCAGTGTGGTCAGTGGAGACACTGTGCGGGCTCAGGATGAGGCTGAAGAGGCGACGTGTGTCTACAGTGCGGCCTGAACACCACAAGGTCTTCACCAGGCTGCTCG AGGATCCCGTGGTGAAAAAATTCCTGAACTGGGACAAGATGCTGAGGGTGTCAGACAAG TATCTCCTGTCTATGGTCATAGCTTATTTCAGCCGTGCTGGGCTCTTCTCCTGGCAGTATAGGCCAATCCACTTCTTCCTGGCTCT GTACCTGGCCAATGACATGGAGGAGGACAACCAGGCCCCCAAACAAGACATCTTTTACTTCCTCTACGGGAAGAGCTATGCCCAGCGCCCGATGTTCCACAAACTGCGCTTCCAGTTCATTCGCTCCATGGGCTGGAGGATCTGGGTGTCCCGGGAGGAGTGTGAAGAG ATCCAGGCTTACAATCCAGATCTCTGGGTGTGGGCACGAGATCGCACCAACCTGACCTAG